From the Tetrapisispora phaffii CBS 4417 chromosome 10, complete genome genome, one window contains:
- the TPHA0J02750 gene encoding uncharacterized protein (similar to Saccharomyces cerevisiae SAC7 (YDR389W) and BAG7 (YOR134W); ancestral locus Anc_5.471), which translates to MFWKNFTNNPKSHSTDLLTVSNDKKIDEDGNKLKVPRPSLNAKGHSFSTNSKRLSSFLGYGSSSSNVHTESNSVSSMNEQDYKEYRDKFLLNRHGFDGTVFGVPLKKSLDIANTEIMIQNSNNGDPTMDSTISRFGRIPIVVAKTGSYLKNNALDTCGIFRITGNNKKVKQLQYIFSIEETNYGMKFSDWDNYSVHDFTALLRRFLNNLNEPLIPLEFYNDFRKPLRSRPRILKHLSKEIVQHPNSLNDNKLEIQASNNESIKENKGTTDDITKPDELSQKEAAKKKKDRRLHKKRLAKDIRDAIKEYQKLFLSLNPDSKHLTLYLLDMLSLFDRNSDKNLMTTQNLSAIFQPSILSHPEHDMDPKQYELSRLILEFLIEYSYKLVPFMLQQGPEDTTNSEWKNTSGLTKFLDSNLNMPAQALSDKSNEKKNNADNNFKPPLSVLVTEANDKSDEISVCSNNKKEGSAMSSPIASQITTQKTTIQFSPTKGKKESSPLSASFKASDEVTLKLPFNKEPVSSGIQKKQLETHKKTRPHARSIGSTSVPHDIIPSKQNNKNPRFFSWLQKSSLLSDSGEFSVTEEEGEEDDEFDGNTSYEDANSSIISNMLPSPLESSHNARKETSRKTSSGSFQLRPKSMFINNKSSDELSRNLQAVPLSTRSSSYTGVLKMPLTTASNMKSISPSTEIPTIKVNEAPNINKIVKKEKDELRETDNHLREIKENFSETREARTKKRQSWFQRLRSSSKSTTRS; encoded by the coding sequence ATGTTTTGGAAAAATTTCACGAACAATCCAAAGAGTCATTCAACTGATCTACTGACGGTTTCAAACGATAAGAAAATTGACGAGGATGGCAACAAATTGAAAGTTCCACGACCTTCGTTGAACGCTAAAGGCCATTCTTTCTCGACAAACAGCAAAAGATTGAGCTCCTTTTTAGGTTATGGCAGCAGCAGCTCAAATGTGCACACAGAGAGTAATTCAGTCTCCTCAATGAACGAACAAGATTATAAAGAATATAGAGataaatttttgttgaataGACACGGGTTCGATGGAACAGTTTTTGGTGTCCCATTGAAGAAGTCTTTGGATATAGCAAACACGGAGATAATGATCCAGAACTCAAATAATGGAGACCCTACAATGGATAGCACTATCAGTAGATTCGGAAGAATCCCTATAGTTGTTGCAAAAACTGGttcttatttgaaaaataatgcaTTGGATACATGCGGTATCTTTCGTATAActggtaataataaaaaagttaaacaactacaatatattttttcaatcGAAGAAACAAATTATGGTATGAAATTCAGCGACTGGGATAATTATAGTGTACATGATTTCACTGCCCTATTGAGaagatttttaaataatttaaatgaaccACTGATACCATTGGAATTTTACAATGATTTTAGAAAACCTTTGAGATCCAGACCAAGAATTTTAAAGCATTTGTCAAAGGAAATCGTCCAACATCCAAATTCACTTAACGATAATAAGCTAGAAATACAAGCATCAAATAACGAAAGCATTAAAGAGAATAAAGGCACAACAGATGATATAACAAAACCAGATGAACTAAGCCAAAAAGAAGCTGccaagaaaaagaaagatcGCAGACTTCATAAGAAAAGACTAGCAAAGGATATAAGAGATGCTATCAAGGAATATCAAAAactatttttatctttgaACCCAGATTCAAAACATTTAACTTTATATCTTTTAGATATGTTAAGTTTATTTGACAGAAACTCTGATAAAAATCTAATGACTACACAAAATTTATCAGCTATCTTCCAGCCATCCATATTATCGCACCCAGAACATGATATGGATCCAAAGCAATATGAATTATCAAGGTTAATCttggaatttttaattgaatattcCTATAAGTTAGTACCATTTATGCTTCAACAAGGCCCTGAGGATACTACCAATAGCGAATGGAAGAACACTAGTGGTTTAACTAAGTTTCTTGATTCCAACCTTAACATGCCAGCTCAAGCCTTGTCTGATAAATCTAACgagaaaaagaataatgCAGATAATAACTTCAAGCCACCTTTATCTGTACTTGTCACAGAGGCCAATGATAAGTCCGACGAAATATCTGTGtgtagtaataataaaaaagaaggCAGTGCAATGAGCTCACCAATTGCAAGTCAAATAACTACCcaaaaaacaacaattcAGTTTTCTCCTACAAAAGGAAAAAAAGAATCTTCACCACTAAGTGCTTCATTCAAAGCTTCTGATGAAGTGACGTTGAAATTGCCATTTAACAAAGAACCAGTCTCATCTGGAATACAGAAGAAACAATTAGAAACACATAAAAAGACTAGACCACATGCAAGATCGATAGGGTCAACTTCAGTTCCACATGATATAATACCTAGTAAacagaataataaaaatccTCGATTTTTTTCATGGCTCCAAAAATCATCTTTACTCAGCGACTCAGGTGAATTTTCAGTAACAGAGGAAGAAggtgaagaagatgatgaatttgatgGTAATACATCATATGAAGATGCTAACTCGAGCATAATAAGTAATATGCTACCAAGCCCATTAGAATCAAGTCATAACGCAAGAAAAGAAACCTCAAGAAAAACATCATCAGGTTCGTTTCAATTAAGACCAAAATCAAtgtttataaataataagtCATCCGATGAATTATCACGTAACCTACAGGCGGTGCCACTTTCTACCAGATCTTCTTCATATACCGGCGTTTTGAAAATGCCTCTAACTACAGCATCGAATATGAAGAGTATTTCACCTTCCACAGAAATTCCTACAATAAAAGTAAATGAAGCACCAAATATAAACAAGA
- the CIN10 gene encoding Cin10p (similar to Saccharomyces cerevisiae YDR387C; ancestral locus Anc_5.469), translating into MVRNHDTTRDNQRVISDNRDSMSDLNSTVSRYSLSSLNNDVDNLPFPITTNIIIIFINSTLGGLLFGYDTGIISGILSSLKPQDLSRTRLTDFDKELVTSMTSIGSFFGSILGFPLADKFGRKKTLTICNFLFIFASLWMALSINLPLLILGRFFIGIAIGLSAQCVPIYLSELSPTNIRGRILAINVIAITSGQLFAYIISYLLIKIEPYPALSLESNTQVWRYLFGFSAIPALIFILFLDFMPESPRWLVLKGDLNAAHKSLSVIYSKAPSFMILIKLRKLIIDITKLKDEDTYPDSSQVAIEDSNPEQPLCSRQNSNNYEAIPHQNISNVGASDISLDGLRTLFSKDTKSFKTKFQCMDMNTKRALLIGCVLMFFQQITGFNAFMYYINLIFARINIENPLIPAIVVAFTNVLFTIVSMLCVDKIGRRTMLLYTILIMTVGLLMCSMAFKYDNPRLAIISTVIFVAAYAIAMGSIPWNSVELLPLKYRSLGASCISCTNWFTNSIISMSYLSIMNKIGNAKTMLIFATFTVLNWVFVYNWYPEVKGLSLEEIREVFQDGINVHYVYKKYNI; encoded by the coding sequence ATGGTGAGGAATCATGACACAACAAGAGATAATCAACGAGTTATTTCAGATAATAGAGATTCTATGTCAGATCTGAACTCAACAGTCTCGAGGTACTCTTTATCATCTTTGAACAATGACGTAGATAATTTACCTTTCCCGATAACtacaaatataataataatattcattaacTCAACTTTAGGTGGACTTCTCTTTGGCTATGATACAGGTATTATATCAGGGATATTGTCATCTTTAAAACCACAGGATTTGTCTAGAACAAGATTGACTGATTTTGATAAGGAGTTGGTAACTTCGATGACGAGTATTGGGTCCTTTTTTGGTTCAATTTTGGGTTTTCCTCTAGCTGATAAGTTCGGTAGAAAAAAAACTTTAACAATTTGcaactttcttttcataTTTGCCTCTCTCTGGATGGCTTTGTCTATTAACCTTCCACTGCTGATACTAGGGAGGTTCTTTATCGGCATTGCAATTGGTTTGTCTGCCCAATGTGTTCCTATTTACTTAAGTGAATTGTCTCCAACAAATATCAGAGGAAGAATATTAGCCATCAATGTAATAGCAATCACTTCAGGACAACTATTTGCATATATTATATCGTACcttctaataaaaattgaacCTTATCCGGCGCTCAGTTTAGAAAGTAATACACAAGTTTGGAGATATTTATTTGGCTTTTCAGCTATACCTGCTTTAattttcatattatttttagattTTATGCCTGAATCGCCAAGATGGTTGGTATTGAAAGGTGACTTGAATGCTGCCCATAAATCTTTGTCtgttatatattcaaaagcGCCAAGTTTTATGATTTTAATCAAGTTgagaaaattaataatagatattacgaaattaaaagatgaagataCCTATCCAGATAGCTCGCAAGTGGCGATTGAAGACTCCAACCCTGAACAACCATTGTGTTCCCGTCAAAATTCTAATAACTATGAAGCTATACctcatcaaaatatttcaaacgTGGGAGCTTCAGATATTTCGCTGGATGGCCTAAGAACATTATTTTCGAAAGATACAAAATCGTTTAAAACTAAATTTCAATGTATGGATATGAATACAAAGAGGGCATTGTTAATAGGATGTGTTCTAATGTTTTTTCAACAGATTACAGGATTTAATGCTTTCATGTATTATATCAACTTAATTTTTGCCAGAATTAATATAGAGAACCCTTTAATCCCTGCTATCGTTGTGGCATTCACAAATGTCCTTTTCACAATTGTTTCTATGTTATGTGTTGATAAAATTGGAAGAAGAACAATGTTGTTATATACAATTTTAATCATGACTGTTGGGCTGTTGATGTGTAGTATGGCATTCAAGTATGATAATCCTAGGTTGGCAATCATCTCTACGGTTATATTTGTAGCCGCATATGCAATAGCTATGGGCTCTATACCGTGGAATAGTGTCGAATTGTTACCTCTAAAATACAGATCACTGGGTGCATCTTGTATTTCATGCACGAATTGGTTCACGAATTCTATAATTTCAATGTCGTATTTGTCGATTATGAATAAAATAGGAAATGCCAAAACAATGCTAATTTTCGCTACATTCACCGTTTTGAACTGGGtttttgtatataattGGTACCCAGAAGTAAAAGGTTTATCGTTGGAAGAAATAAGAGAAGTATTTCAAGACGGTATTAACGTTCATTATGtgtataaaaaatataatatttag
- the RPP2B gene encoding ribosomal protein P2 (similar to Saccharomyces cerevisiae RPP2B (YDR382W); ancestral locus Anc_5.462) translates to MKYLAAYLLLVEGGNEKPSAADIKSVVESVGVEAEESRIAELLASLEGKGSLAEIIAAGSKKFATVPAGGAAVAGGASSASGAAAAEAAEEAEEEAKEESDDEMGFGLFD, encoded by the coding sequence atgaaatactTAGCTGCTTACTTATTATTAGTTGAAGGTGGTAACGAAAAGCCATCCGCTGCCGACATCAAATCTGTTGTCGAATCTGTCGGTGTCGAAGCTGAAGAATCCAGAATTGCTGAATTATTAGCTTCTTTGGAAGGTAAGGGTTCCCTAGCTGAAATCATTGCTGCTGGTTCCAAGAAATTCGCTACCGTCCCAGCTGGTGGTGCTGCCGTCGCTGGTGGTGCTTCCTCTGCTTCTGGTGCTGCTGCTGCCGAAGCTGCTGAAGAagctgaagaagaagctAAGGAAGAATCCGACGACGAAATGGGTTTCGGTTTATTCGATTAA
- the TPHA0J02710 gene encoding uncharacterized protein (ancestral locus Anc_5.460) — protein sequence MVNNNGTDELTSAITGAIGGALSLSITYPLQTITTRLQTVKKTEKDKENKEQDIVNVQLPGKQADLLEKVKNLNVSKIIKSIVEKDGVPGLYAGLESAMIGMVFTNFIYYYFFEKTSNVFKTLSQREKHMLTAKESIVASSIAGLITATVTNPIWVANTRSTVQKNDKNTFAAIKELYDEDGVKALFKGLKYALILVVNPVIQYTAFEQMKNVVVSVKNRDHKKNNESLSFFLSPNWAFVLGFVSKLIATSITYPYLTIKARAHIESTASKNASTEKDVDFLTKLTNIQIVKVIKKEGLKGLYNGFFYKVSQSVLTVALLFYFKEGLSLNAQRIMKIIRVLKAKQRKVN from the coding sequence atggtCAACAATAACGGAACCGATGAATTGACATCGGCTATAACTGGCGCTATTGGGGGTGCTTTATCGCTATCGATTACTTATCCATTGCAGACAATAACTACCAGATTGCAGACAGTGAAAAAAACCGAGAAAGATAAAGAGAACAAGGAGCAGGACATAGTCAATGTACAATTGCCAGGGAAGCAGGCAGATTTGTTGGAAAAAgtaaagaatttgaatGTTTCAaagattattaaaagtattGTTGAGAAAGACGGGGTGCCAGGTCTTTATGCGGGTCTTGAGAGCGCTATGATTGGGATGGTATTCACGAATTTCATATACTACTATTTTTTCGAGAAAACAAGTAATGTGTTTAAAACATTGAGTCAAAGAGAAAAACATATGTTAACGGCAAAGGAGTCGATTGTGGCAAGTTCCATCGCCGGACTAATTACAGCTACTGTGACGAACCCAATTTGGGTAGCAAACACAAGATCGACAGTGCAAAAAAATGACAAGAATACATTTGCCGCCATAAAGGAGTTGTACGATGAAGATGGTGTGAAAGCATTGTTCAAAGGTTTGAAATATGCATTGATCTTAGTGGTTAATCCTGTTATTCAGTATACGGCATTTgaacaaatgaaaaacGTCGTAGTATCTGTCAAAAACCGTGACcacaagaaaaataatgaaagcTTATCCTTTTTCTTATCACCAAATTGGGCATTTGTCCTCGGATTCGTAAGTAAACTAATTGCTACCAGTATAACGTATCCGTATTTGACCATTAAAGCAAGAGCACATATAGAGTCCACCGCAAGTAAGAATGCAAGCACAGAGAAGGATGTTGATTTCTTAACCAAACTAACAAACATACAGATAGTAAAAGTCATCAAAAAAGAAGGGCTCAAAGGTCTATATAATGGGTTTTTCTACAAAGTGTCGCAAAGTGTATTGACCGTTGCACTACTATTCTACTTCAAAGAAGGACTCTCTTTGAATGCTCAAAGAATTATGAAGATAATCAGAGTACTCAAGGCCAAACAACGTAAAGTAAATTAG
- the VPS17 gene encoding retromer subunit VPS17 (similar to Saccharomyces cerevisiae VPS17 (YOR132W); ancestral locus Anc_5.466) — translation MDDFDDMDNNPFLDPEDDSSKKTQTVDKITGTSSEVSESNVSEDHQVRNDPASNNANANPNMNVDNNQKENEDEREQKNNEGLPERTVKKKVYDITIKVTTLQRAGSVTNKKENPTIIFDVATDLPLFRKRNYRNIKKTMDEFHQLFKYLNAAIQESFIPSLPSPFTNYCINNREDLEKTVSNFQNWFDRIIKDPLVIKNEEFVHFIECDCNTYIPIRKANLIASGLKRKTLKQLPPPYDETLDLAAFRPMVKDIHWNAKEMQTRLLNISKAKKMLSQYENTFGKGFIGLSEIARDTEYSDKQLDKQNVLYNHFGKIITTVGDIDSIIATLDIATLYDGLEWIVNDTYVVKEALTNRHLLMRELLKAQQSTKSKQEQARKLRAKRDTNPVKVEESIQQLKEASKLEQQLTLKLERITANMLIERKGWIEWYETQLRTSIKEYTLRKIEYERKKLVLLEKVRRDVRHADKNGGLSRLGREHLLNKTDDDVKEKGSQLADGDSWAGDSSKHDSKDVENINHTEFDSYIDTEDPNYQKQTPISNNKPASPSLDPKSAATLLGECIF, via the coding sequence ATGGATGACTTTGATGATATGGATAATAATCCCTTTCTCGATCCGGAAGATGACAGCTCGAAAAAGACACAGACAGTTGATAAGATCACAGGCACCTCTTCTGAAGTCTCTGAATCGAATGTCAGCGAAGATCATCAAGTGAGAAATGATCCCGCATCAAACAATGCTAATGCGAACCCTAATATGAACGTTGATAATAACCAAAAGGAAAATGAGGATGAGAGAGAGCAAAAGAATAATGAAGGTTTACCAGAACGAACTGTTAAAAAGAAGGTGTATGATATAACAATCAAAGTTACTACTTTGCAAAGAGCTGGGTCTGTAACTAACAAAAAGGAAAATCCaacaattatttttgacGTAGCAACTGATTTGCCTCTTTTTAGAAAGCGCAATTATAggaatattaaaaagaCAATGGACGAATTCCATCAActgtttaaatatttgaatgcAGCAATTCAAGAGTCTTTTATACCTTCGTTACCTTCGCCTTTCACTAATTATTGCATAAATAACCGTGAAGATCTCGAAAAGACAGTAAGtaatttccaaaattgGTTTGACCGGATAATTAAAGATCCACTTGTCATTAAGAATGAAGAGTTTGTTCATTTCATTGAATGTGATTgtaatacatatataccTATCAGGAAAGCAAATTTGATTGCCAGTGgattaaaaagaaaaacattGAAACAGTTGCCTCCTCCTTACGATGAAACGCTTGATTTGGCAGCATTCAGGCCTATGGTTAAAGATATTCATTGGAATGCTAAAGAAATGCAAACAAGGTTGTTGAACATCTCGAAGGCTAAGAAAATGCTATCACAATACGAAAACACATTTGGAAAAGGTTTTATAGGTTTGAGTGAGATTGCGAGAGACACGGAATATTCTGATAAACAACTTGATAAGcaaaatgttttatataACCATTTCGGTAAAATTATAACAACAGTTGGTGATATTGACAGTATAATTGCCACTTTGGATATAGCCACCTTATATGATGGTTTAGAATGGATTGTCAACGATACGTATGTGGTCAAGGAAGCGTTAACAAATAGACATTTATTAATGAGAGAATTGTTGAAGGCACAACAAAGTACAAAGAGTAAACAAGAACAGGCCAGAAAATTAAGGGCCAAAAGAGATACCAATCCGGTTAAAGTAGAAGAGTCGATAcaacaattaaaagaagCCTCCAAATTGGAACAGCAGCTAACGCTGAAGTTGGAAAGAATCACAGCCAACATGTTAATAGAAAGAAAGGGATGGATCGAATGGTATGAAACACAATTGAGAACATCTATTAAGGAATATACTTTAAGGAAAATTGAATACGAAAGGAAAAAACTGGTACTACTTGAAAAAGTTAGAAGGGACGTAAGGCATGCAGATAAGAATGGTGGATTATCTCGATTAGGGCGCGAACATTTACTTAATAAAACAGATGATGATGTTAAAGAGAAAGGATCTCAATTGGCTGACGGTGATAGTTGGGCAGGAGATTCGTCTAAACATGACTCAAAAGatgttgaaaatataaatcacACTGAATTTGATAGTTACATTGATACGGAAGACCCCAACTACCAAAAGCAAACGCCTATAAGTAACAATAAACCAGCATCTCCATCATTAGACCCAAAAAGTGCAGCCACTTTACTGGGCGaatgtattttttaa
- the EFT1 gene encoding elongation factor 2 (similar to Saccharomyces cerevisiae EFT2 (YDR385W) and EFT1 (YOR133W); ancestral locus Anc_5.467) codes for MVAFTVDQMRALMDRVTNVRNMSVIAHVDHGKSTLTDSLVQRAGIISAAKAGEARFTDTRKDEQERGITIKSTAISLYSEMADEDVKDIKQKTEGNAFLINLIDSPGHVDFSSEVTAALRVTDGALVVVDTIEGVCVQTETVLRQALGERIKPVVCINKVDRALLELQVEKEDLYQTFARTVESCNVIISTYADEVLGDVQVYPQRGTVAFGSGLHGWAFTIRQFATRYAKKFGVDKEKMMERLWGDSFFNPKTKKWTSKETDADGKPLERAFNMFVLDPIFRIFAAVMNFKKDEVNALLEKLEVSLKGEEKDLEGKALLKVVMRKFLPAADALLEMIVMHLPSPVTAQFYRAEQLYEGPADDKNCIAIKNCDPKADLMLYVSKMVPTSDKGRFYAFGRVFAGTVKSGQKVRIQGPNYVPGKKDDLFVKAIQRVVLMMGRFTEPIDDCPAGNILGLVGIDQFLLKTGTLTTDETAHNMKVMKFSVSPVVQVAVEVKNANDLPKLVEGLKRLSKSDPCVLTYMSESGEHIVAGTGELHLEICLQDLENDHAGIPLKISPPVVAYRETVEAESSQSALSKSPNKHNRIYLKACPIEEELSLAIEAGKVNPRDDFKARARVMADEFGWDVTDARKIWCFGPDGNGPNLVVDQTKAVQYLNEIKDSVVAAFQWATKEGPIFGEQMRSVRVNILDVTLHADAIHRGGGQIIPTMRRATYAGFLLAEPKIQEPVFLVEIQCPEQAVGGIYSVLNKKRGQVVSEEQRPGTPLFTVKAYLPVNESFGFTGELRQATGGQAFPQMVFDHWATLNTDPLDPTTKAGEIVVAARKRHGMKEEVPGWQEYYDKL; via the coding sequence atggTTGCTTTCACTGTTGACCAAATGCGTGCTTTAATGGACAGAGTTACTAATGTTCGTAACATGTCCGTTATTGCTCACGTCGATCATGGTAAATCTACTTTGACCGATTCTTTAGTCCAAAGAGCTGGTATTATTTCCGCCGCTAAGGCTGGTGAAGCTCGTTTCACCGATACCAGAAAGGATGAACAAGAAAGAGGTATTACTATTAAGTCTACCGCTATTTCTTTATACTCAGAAATGGCTGATGAAGATGTCAAGGACATCAAGCAAAAGACTGAAGGTAACGCTTTCTTGATCAACTTGATCGATTCCCCAGGTCACGTCGATTTCTCTTCTGAAGTCACTGCCGCTTTAAGAGTCACCGATGGTGCTTTAGTTGTCGTCGACACCATTGAAGGTGTTTGTGTCCAAACTGAAACCGTCTTAAGACAAGCTTTAGGTGAAAGAATTAAGCCAGTCGTCTGTATTAACAAAGTCGACAGAGCTTTACTAGAATTACAAGTCGAAAAGGAGGATTTATACCAAACCTTCGCCAGAACTGTCGAATCTTGTAACGTTATCATCTCCACTTATGCTGATGAAGTTTTAGGTGATGTTCAAGTCTACCCACAAAGAGGTACCGTCGCTTTCGGTTCTGGTTTACACGGTTGGGCCTTCACCATTCGTCAATTCGCTACTAGATACGCCAAGAAATTCGGTGTTGACAAAGAGAAGATGATGGAAAGATTATGGGGTGACTCTTTCTTCAACCCAAAGACTAAGAAGTGGACTTCTAAGGAAACCGATGCTGATGGTAAGCCATTGGAAAGAGCCTTCAACATGTTCGTCTTAGACCCAATCTTCAGAATTTTCGCTGCTGTCATGAACTTCAAGAAAGACGAAGTTAATGCTctattagaaaaattagaagTTTCCCTAAAGGGTGAGGAAAAGGACTTAGAAGGTAAGGCCTTATTAAAGGTTGTTATGAGAAAGTTCTTACCAGCTGCCGATGCTTTACTAGAAATGATTGTCATGCACTTACCATCACCAGTCACTGCTCAATTCTACAGAGCTGAACAATTATACGAAGGTCCAGCTGATGACAAGAACTGTATCGCTATCAAGAACTGTGACCCAAAGGCTGACTTAATGTTATACGTCTCCAAGATGGTTCCAACTTCTGATAAGGGTAGATTCTATGCTTTCGGTAGAGTTTTCGCTGGTACGGTCAAGTCTGGTCAAAAGGTCAGAATTCAAGGTCCAAACTACGTTCCAGGTAAGAAAGATGACTTATTCGTCAAGGCTATCCAAAGAGTTGTCTTAATGATGGGTAGATTCACCGAACCAATCGATGACTGTCCAGCTGGTAACATTTTAGGTTTAGTCGGTATCGATCAATTCTTATTGAAGACCGGTACTTTAACCACCGATGAAACCGCTCACAACATGAAGGTCATGAAGTTCTCTGTCTCTCCAGTTGTTCAAGTCGCTGTTGAAGTTAAGAACGCCAACGATTTACCAAAATTAGTTGAAGGTTTAAAGAGATTATCCAAGTCCGATCCATGTGTTTTAACCTACATGTCCGAATCTGGTGAACATATTGTCGCCGGTACTGGTGAATTACATTTAGAAATTTGTTTACaagatttagaaaatgatCACGCTGGTATTCCATTAAAGATCTCTCCACCTGTTGTTGCTTACAGAGAAACTGTTGAAGCTGAATCTTCCCAATCGGCTTTATCCAAGTCTCCAAACAAGCATAACAGAATTTACTTAAAGGCTTGtccaattgaagaagaattatcTTTAGCTATTGAAGCCGGTAAGGTTAACCCAAGAGATGATTTCAAGGCCAGAGCTAGAGTTATGGCTGATGAATTCGGTTGGGATGTCACTGACGCCAGAAAGATCTGGTGTTTCGGTCCAGACGGTAACGGTCCAAATTTAGTTGTTGACCAAACCAAGGCTGTCCAATACTTGAACGAAATCAAGGATTCCGTTGTTGCTGCTTTCCAATGGGCTACCAAGGAAGGTCCAATCTTCGGTGAACAAATGAGATCCGTCAGAGTTAACATCTTAGATGTTACCTTACATGCTGATGCTATTCACAGAGGTGGTGGTCAAATCATCCCAACTATGAGAAGAGCTACTTACGCCGGTTTCTTATTAGCTGAACCAAAGATTCAAGAACCAGTTTTCTTAGTCGAAATTCAATGTCCAGAACAAGCTGTTGGTGGTATTTACTCCGTCTTAAACAAAAAGAGAGGTCAAGTCGTCTCTGAAGAACAAAGACCAGGTACTCCATTATTCACTGTTAAGGCCTACTTACCAGTTAATGAATCTTTCGGTTTCACTGGTGAATTAAGACAAGCTACTGGTGGTCAAGCTTTCCCACAAATGGTTTTCGACCATTGGGCTACTTTGAACACTGACCCATTAGACCCAACCACCAAGGCTGGTGAAATTGTCGTTGCTGCTAGAAAGAGACACGGTATGAAGGAAGAAGTTCCAGGCTGGCAAGAATACTACGACAAATTATAA